A region of Drosophila mauritiana strain mau12 chromosome 3L, ASM438214v1, whole genome shotgun sequence DNA encodes the following proteins:
- the LOC117142119 gene encoding peroxisomal membrane protein PMP22: MTSTQSDQISHFLECHGTTPVPHSGTSEILKLVRASKVVGSALSCESATKTFGVSQAHLCSTGNMALSKPLYSLFGTYLEQLFNHPVRTKSITACVLATSANVTSQRLAGAKTLNQQSVFAYGLFGLIFGGSVPHYFYTTVERLFSHDVRFRRFFLFLSERLVYAPIYQALSLFFLTLFEGKSPSTALKNVEKLYWPLLKANWQYLSVFVYLNFAYVPPMFRSISMAIISFIWVVYIAQRRRRFQEKLAAKEAAK, from the exons ATGACGAGCACGCAGAGTGACCAGATATCGCATTTTCTCGAATGCCATGGAACCACCCCAGTTCCACACTCTGGAACTAGCGAAATACTAAAGTTAGTACGTGCGTCTAAAGTTGTTGGTTCGGCGCTCAGTTGCGAATCTGCGACCAAAACGTTTGGAGTTTCTCAG GCACATCTCTGCAGCACCGGCAACATGGCTCTCTCCAAGCCCCTGTACTCGCTCTTCGGCACTTATCTGGAGCAGCTCTTCAACCACCCGGTCCGCACCAAGTCCATTACGGC ATGCGTTCTGGCCACCTCGGCTAATGTCACCTCCCAGCGTTTGGCGGGCGCCAAGACCCTCAACCAGCAGAGCGTATTCGCCTACGGACTCTTTGGACTGATCTTCGGCGGTAGTGTGCCGCACTACTTTTACACGACGGTGGAGCGACTCTTCAGCCACGATGTGCGCTTCCGGAGGTTCTTCCTGTTCCTGTCCGAGCGTCTGGTCTATGCTCCGATTTACCAGGCACTATCCCTGTTCTTCTTGACCCTGTTCGAG GGCAAGTCTCCCAGCACTGCATTGAAGAATGTTGAGAAGCTCTACTGGCCTCTGCTGAAGGCCAATTGGCAGTACCTGTCCGTGTTCGTGTACCTCAACTTCGCCTACGTGCCCCCGATGTTCCGGTCCATCAGCATGGCCATCATCTCCTTCATCTGGGTGGTATACATCGCCCAAAGGCGTCGCCGCTTCCAGGAAAAGCTGGCCGCCAAAGAGGCAGCCAAATAG
- the LOC117142115 gene encoding vacuolar protein sorting-associated protein VTA1 homolog, translated as MEFPPCPPSLKSIQHFLKLAQEHDTRDVVIAYWARLYALQVGLKASTQTGEETKLLLGIMDWLEQMKKQYAENEAITNEVAAQAHIENYALKLFLYADKQDREENFGKNVVKAFYSSGVLYDILQTFGELSEEALHNRKYAKWKAAYIHNCLKNGETPIPGPLPDDDDEAELEGENANASADTSPEDAAGAAAPAPYQPEPDSQPPAPSSPTTSGVVPPTAEEVLNNPNKLPSPPVDEEKPGGFVPYVPTAQPNPATAATIYQPIVPVAGVQITPDQMITAQKYCKYAGSALNYDDVKTAIENLQKALKLLSTGSE; from the exons ATGGAGTTCCCGCCTTGTCCTCCATCGCTGAAGTCCATCCAGCACTTTCTGAAGCTGGCCCAGGAACATGATACCCGGGATGTGGTCATCGCCTACTGGGCGAGACTCTA TGCTCTCCAGGTGGGCCTCAAAGCCTCAACCCAAACGGGTGAGGAAACAAAATTGCTGCTGG GCATTATGGACTGGCTGGAGCAGATGAAGAAACAGTATGCTGAGAACGAGGCCATCACCAACGAGGTGGCTGCCCAGGCACACATAGAGAACTACGCCTTGAAACTGTTCCTGTACGCCGACAAACAGGATCGCGAGGAGAACTTCGGAAA AAACGTCGTTAAGGCCTTCTACTCCAGTGGTGTGCTCTACGACATACTCCAGACCTTCGGTGAACTGAGCGAAGAGGCGCTGCACAACAGGAAGTATGCCAAGTGGAAGGCCGCCTACATCCACAATTGCCTGAAGAACGGTGAGACACCGATTCCCGGCCCCTTGCCagacgacgacgatgaggCGGAGCTCGAGGGGGAGAATGCCAACGCCTCAGCAGACACATCGCCAGAGGACGCCGCGGGAGCAGCTGCTCCAGCGCCCTACCAGCCGGAGCCTGACTCACAGCCACCTGCTCCATCATCGCCGACGACTTCCGGAGTGGTCCCTCCCACCGCCGAGGAGGTGCTGAACAACCCGAACAAATTGCCCAGTCCACCGGTGGACGAGGAGAAGCCGGGCGGCTTCGTGCCCTACGTGCCCACAGCTCAGCCTAATCCGGCCACGGCGGCCACCATTTACCAGCCCATTGTGCCCGTGGCCGGGGTGCAAATCACTCCCGACCAAATGATTACCGCCCAGAAGTATTGCAAGTACGCCGGCAGTGCCCTAAACTACGACGACGTCAAGACAGCCATCGAGAACCTGCAGAAGGCCTTGAAGCTGCTGAGCACCGGGTCCGAGTAG